A stretch of DNA from Lycium ferocissimum isolate CSIRO_LF1 chromosome 4, AGI_CSIRO_Lferr_CH_V1, whole genome shotgun sequence:
GACATTTATGATTCCTGGGACGATATTCATGTCCTTACTTGCTGGAGCACTTTTTGGTGTTTTCAAAGGGCTTTTCTTGGTTGTCTTTAATGCTACAGCTGGTGCATCATCCTGCTTTTTTCTGTCTAAATTAATTGGCAGGCCTGTAGTTAACTGGTTGTGGCCTGAAAAATTGAGATTCTTCCAGTCAGAGGTCTGTGATCTTCTGAAACTGTTTACTGATAATGTGCTGCTGATCTACCAATTTCATACTAATGTGAAACTTGTGGTTTCAGATAGCCAAGCGTCGGGATAAGTTGCTCAACTATATGCTGTTCTTGAGAATAACTCCAACATTGCCAAATCTTTTCATCAATTTGGCATCTCCAATCGTGGATATACCGTTCCATATTTTCTTCTCGGCCACACTGATTGGTCTCATTCCAGCCGCATATATTACAGTCAAGGTAATCTTTCTTCAGCTGGTAGTAGTTTCCTGTCATGCTTGTCCGTATTTGATATACTTTTCAACTGTATTACTCAATTTTGTTCCGTATTGGCGTGTGCTTCTCGACCAGCTGCATTCAACTTAGCCTCGGACCGGACCCAAGGCTAAGATGCATCTTTTGTTGAGGCTCCCAATGCCAATTTCGCTTCTGAGACCTAAGTGATCACTCCTTTGTATTTTTGTAATCTCATATGTgatgttttctttttaacttGTCAGGCCGGCCTAGCCCTTGGTGAGCTGAAGTCAGTCAAAGATCTATACGATTTCAAGACCTTGTCTGTGCTCTTCCTCATTGGTTTTATCTCGATATTACCTACCATcctgaagagaaagaaaatatacgAATAGAGCTCCTCCCAGGAGGCCAATTGGATCCTCTTGGAAAGTAACTTATAGAAAatatagtttaattttatttttagagcAAATCGGAGAGGCAGAACTTAGTGATAGGTCTATATTTTCTATATGGCACCTGAAATCCACATTTAACTGCCCAATGTGTTGGGAGTATAGTGGAAAATGTTGTGTTTTTTACCAATTCCTTATGTTTTTACCCTGTCATTCGTTGTCCGACCCAAAATTACCAGTAGTATTGTTTAATGTATTGTCAAATGTAGCAGATAGATATTTTTATGGATTCTGATTCAAAAATTCATCTTAGTCATCTTAACTGCCATGTTTATGGAAACACAACATTGTGATATCTTTGTAGAATCTCTATTTTGTCAGACTCGGTTATATTTTGTTCGAATGTGCACGGCACGGAAAACATGCGGAAATGGTATAGGAATAATACATATTTTGGGGTAACATTTTCTGTAAGAACATGTGAAAGGGTCCTACTAAATAGCTTGTTTTTTAGTAACCGGTTTTTACTTCTGTAAGTTTGTTTTTAATTTAACTTTGGTGAAAACATATGAATCATCAAAGGTTATCATAGATAGCAGCCACGTGTGTATCAGTCGATGTTTATGATGTGCACTTATCCATGAGATCATTTTACAAATATTCTTTaactaagaaaaaaattaaaatttatgcATATGGCAAAGAAATGAGTGGATTAGCTAATTCATCTAGGTTTTCATCTCTCCATTGTCAATAAATTTGGGAACAATGCAACTCAAATTTCTCTTTAGCTTCATTTCAATATATAGTACTAACATTTCCCTCAGTCTATGGAGAAGCGTTCGGCTTAACAATCTCTTAACCTCAATTCACATATTAATATCATGTACATGACATGTTTAGTACTTGAAAGGAAGATAAAGACATCATCATAATCACTTGCAATCTAAAAGATGATGAATGAGGACATCTTTGGCCTAGGGAGTGCAAAGAATAATTGGCTGAACACAAATCAAAAGGAgatttcttcaaagttcaaaactCAAGTACATTGATCAACCAAATGATACATGCAAAGAAGCAAAATGGGTAGAAATTACAACAAAAGATGAAGTTCAACGGGGCTTCCGAAGTCACTTGGCAGCTTCAAGGTCCGCAAGAGTGACTGCTGGTGAGTCTTGATAACCAGTAATGCCCATTATTCTTATCCGAGTAATTGGCTGCATCATTAACAGAAACCAAATTAATTTGGGATAAGCAAGGACAATATATGACATTCTGCACAAATATCAGTTTAAGGGCATTTCTCATACATGGCTGCAACTTGCGAGATCACTAATTTAGAATGTTTTCATGTTGCTGGGAATTATTTGCGACATAGATAAAATATGATAGACTACGGTAAGTCTTGCTTTACTGGCAAACAAATAGGTTAAAAGAAAATATCAATATACTCTATAGTTGTTCTAATATCACTAAAAAAGTTATTTAATACCTGTCTGTGACCAATGTTCCTTCTGTAGTTCTTCTTTCTCTTATACTTGAAGACGACAACCTTCTTATCTTTCAACTGCATGGGATTTAAAAAATGAGCCAAAAAGAGATGTCAAGTAAACAAGGTATACACAGAGGAAACAGTGGAAGAATGATGTCTGACCTGCTCTTCAACAACAGCATGGACTGTTGCATTTGGCACCACTGGTTTTCCAATCCAAGTACTTGTTTTTGTTCCCACTAGTAACACTTTGTTTAGGATAATCTGCAGAATTGATCGAGCACAGATGTTTCAAAACAAAGATACTGAGTCGTGGAAGAAATCTGAAATAGAGTATTGTCACTATGCCAAAGAGTAATCttgacataaaataaaatactataCTGGCGAAAAATTCCTCTAGTTTCAACTCCAGGGCAGTAAGTATATGCAATCCAAAAATCCTCCTAATCCCTCGTATTACCCTTATATCAAGTGTTAGAGATGTATTAAAGACAATAGAACGATGGGAAGCAAATGCCAATATTGGTTGAAACTGATGCCTTTTGATATCATTGAGGAATTGCTGCAAGCAAGCTCTATTTAATTGTACACCACAATGTTGATATGAGATAGGGAGAACAGAGGAAACAACTAACATAAGTAAAGCCAAGGCCATAGAGAAGGTAACTAGATTTTggaaaactaaaaaagaaataagccGCCAATCAAGAAAAGACAAAGAATATGCTC
This window harbors:
- the LOC132052064 gene encoding uncharacterized membrane protein At4g09580-like, which produces MKNRVSRTSSSPASLLLSMAAPRSLVVDTERLLTRDEEKNLDSPTGKRYKEGKFPLSRWEFAAALGVFVVFSIGLFSIYLTMPAAEYGKLKLPRSLSDLRLLKDNIGTYAKVYPAKFILGYCSTYIFMQTFMIPGTIFMSLLAGALFGVFKGLFLVVFNATAGASSCFFLSKLIGRPVVNWLWPEKLRFFQSEIAKRRDKLLNYMLFLRITPTLPNLFINLASPIVDIPFHIFFSATLIGLIPAAYITVKAGLALGELKSVKDLYDFKTLSVLFLIGFISILPTILKRKKIYE